A stretch of Clostridium formicaceticum DNA encodes these proteins:
- the infC gene encoding translation initiation factor IF-3 — translation METFIGRCQIIRDINELQINEEIRDKEIRLIDSNGDQLGIISAKEAQKLANSKNLDLVKIAPQAKPPVCKIMDYGKYKYELAKKEKEAKKNQKVITIKEVRLSPNIEKHDLQVKATQAIKFLKNGDKVKVTLRFRGRELSNVSIGRKVIDDFRDLLAEISQVEKEAKLEGKQMIMVLTPKNS, via the coding sequence TTGGAAACTTTTATTGGGAGGTGTCAAATTATTAGAGATATTAACGAGCTTCAAATTAATGAAGAAATTAGGGATAAGGAAATTAGATTAATTGATTCCAATGGAGATCAGCTGGGGATCATATCGGCTAAGGAAGCACAAAAATTAGCTAACAGTAAAAACCTAGATTTAGTAAAAATTGCACCCCAGGCAAAACCCCCTGTGTGCAAAATTATGGACTATGGTAAGTACAAGTATGAGCTAGCTAAAAAGGAAAAAGAAGCTAAAAAAAATCAAAAGGTAATCACCATTAAGGAAGTAAGACTTAGCCCTAACATTGAAAAACATGATTTGCAAGTGAAAGCAACACAAGCAATAAAGTTCTTGAAAAATGGAGATAAAGTGAAAGTAACTTTGCGTTTCAGAGGTAGAGAGCTTAGTAATGTAAGTATAGGTAGAAAAGTTATTGATGATTTTAGGGATTTATTAGCAGAAATCAGTCAAGTTGAAAAAGAAGCAAAACTAGAAGGGAAACAAATGATTATGGTTTTGACTCCCAAGAATTCATAG
- the rpmI gene encoding 50S ribosomal protein L35, with protein sequence MPKMKSHRGASKRFKKTKTGKIKRMKAFKSHILTKKTAKRKRNLRKAALVFKGEAKKLAQIIAK encoded by the coding sequence ATGCCAAAAATGAAAAGCCATAGAGGAGCTTCAAAAAGATTTAAGAAGACAAAAACAGGTAAAATCAAAAGAATGAAGGCTTTCAAAAGCCACATCTTAACGAAAAAGACAGCGAAGAGAAAGAGAAATCTACGTAAAGCTGCATTAGTATTTAAAGGTGAAGCCAAAAAATTAGCACAAATTATAGCAAAATAG
- the rplT gene encoding 50S ribosomal protein L20 yields MARVKKAVNAKKKHKKILKLAKGFRGARSKLFKPANQFVMKALKHAYVGRKLRKRDFRKLWITRINAATRANGLSYSRFMNGLKIAGIEMNRKVLAEMAIYDKEGFAQLVNVAKEKLNA; encoded by the coding sequence ATGGCTAGAGTAAAAAAAGCGGTTAACGCTAAGAAAAAACATAAAAAAATACTTAAACTGGCGAAAGGTTTTAGAGGTGCTAGAAGCAAATTATTTAAACCTGCAAACCAGTTTGTAATGAAGGCTTTAAAGCATGCTTATGTTGGTAGAAAATTAAGAAAAAGAGACTTTAGAAAGTTATGGATTACAAGAATCAATGCTGCTACTAGAGCAAATGGATTATCCTATTCAAGATTTATGAACGGATTAAAAATCGCAGGTATTGAAATGAATAGAAAAGTATTAGCTGAAATGGCTATTTATGATAAAGAAGGTTTTGCTCAATTAGTAAATGTAGCAAAAGAAAAGTTAAACGCATAA
- a CDS encoding potassium channel family protein, which translates to MKQYVIIGCGRFGRSVAENLYKLGHDVLAIDENEETMQNISDKVTHAVQADATDENALRSLGLRNFDVAVITIGSDIQSSIMATLIVKDLGVKYVVAKAQSEIHAKVLYKIGADRVVFPERDMGMRVAHNLVSTNILDYIELAPEYSIMEITALDEWDGKTLLELNIRSKFGINIMAVKHGSHINVSPTANDVVHRGDVLVVIGHNNDLKKLQK; encoded by the coding sequence ATGAAGCAGTATGTGATCATTGGCTGTGGACGATTTGGTAGAAGTGTTGCAGAAAATCTTTATAAACTGGGACATGATGTATTAGCAATAGATGAAAATGAAGAAACCATGCAAAATATTTCTGATAAGGTAACCCATGCGGTTCAAGCGGATGCTACAGATGAAAATGCTTTGCGATCTTTAGGCTTAAGAAATTTTGATGTCGCCGTAATCACAATAGGCTCTGATATTCAGTCTTCTATCATGGCTACTTTGATTGTAAAGGATCTTGGCGTGAAATATGTGGTGGCAAAAGCTCAGAGTGAAATCCATGCCAAGGTATTATATAAAATTGGTGCGGATAGGGTTGTTTTTCCTGAAAGAGATATGGGAATGCGGGTTGCCCATAATCTTGTCTCTACCAATATATTAGATTATATAGAATTAGCACCAGAATACAGTATTATGGAGATTACTGCACTAGATGAGTGGGATGGAAAGACGTTGCTGGAATTAAATATTCGTTCTAAGTTTGGTATCAACATTATGGCAGTAAAACATGGCAGCCATATTAATGTATCACCAACTGCTAATGATGTTGTTCATAGAGGAGACGTTTTGGTAGTGATAGGCCATAACAATGATTTAAAAAAATTGCAGAAATAA
- a CDS encoding TrmH family RNA methyltransferase gives MEKQVISSQQNKFIKHIKALQNKKNRKIHGQFVIEGIRIIEECFLHGVPVDYILYTEEVENLQGGSRVLKQAVENYKSYEVAKSLFDSLSDTETPQGIMAVVNIQGHSLEILNMKEDTFFIVLDRIQDPGNMGTIIRTAEAAGADAIILTKGCVDPYSGKVIRATMGALFHIPIIEVKENEVWIEMLKRNDVKLIASDLNTGYEYTKVDYTGKIAIIIGNEANGIDQNLLPYVDLSIKIPILGKIESLNASTAAAILIYKAVEHKL, from the coding sequence ATGGAAAAACAAGTAATAAGCAGCCAACAAAATAAGTTTATTAAACATATCAAAGCACTACAAAATAAAAAAAACAGAAAAATCCATGGACAGTTTGTGATAGAAGGTATTCGCATTATAGAAGAATGTTTTTTGCATGGTGTGCCTGTCGACTACATCCTCTATACAGAGGAAGTAGAAAATCTTCAAGGGGGAAGTAGAGTATTAAAACAAGCTGTTGAAAACTACAAAAGTTATGAGGTAGCTAAAAGTCTATTTGATAGCTTATCTGATACTGAAACGCCTCAAGGCATTATGGCAGTGGTAAATATACAAGGCCATAGCCTGGAGATATTAAATATGAAAGAAGATACTTTCTTTATTGTATTAGATAGAATCCAAGACCCAGGTAATATGGGTACAATTATAAGGACAGCAGAAGCTGCTGGTGCAGATGCAATTATTTTAACAAAAGGTTGTGTGGATCCCTATAGCGGCAAGGTGATAAGAGCTACAATGGGAGCTTTGTTTCATATACCAATTATTGAGGTAAAGGAAAATGAAGTATGGATTGAAATGCTTAAAAGAAATGATGTCAAGCTGATAGCTAGTGATTTAAATACCGGTTACGAATATACGAAGGTAGATTATACTGGCAAAATTGCTATTATTATAGGTAATGAAGCAAATGGGATAGATCAAAACTTGCTGCCTTATGTAGATTTATCTATAAAAATACCTATATTAGGAAAAATAGAATCTTTAAATGCTTCTACTGCTGCTGCAATCCTGATCTACAAAGCAGTAGAGCACAAGCTATAA
- a CDS encoding YqzL family protein has translation MKIANTFWRIFELTGSITAYMMYKKLMINQNIYNGNS, from the coding sequence ATGAAAATTGCAAACACATTTTGGAGAATTTTTGAACTAACTGGCTCCATAACGGCCTATATGATGTACAAGAAATTAATGATAAATCAAAACATATATAATGGTAATAGCTAA
- the pheS gene encoding phenylalanine--tRNA ligase subunit alpha: MENKLKALQEDAKKEITLADSMEAIEKARVKYLGKKGALTEVLRGMGSLSPEERPVVGKIANEVREAIETLLEVSKKTMKNKALQQQLEAEAIDITMPGKQITLGKKHPLTKGLDELKNIFIGMGFKIAEGPEVETVYYNFDALNAPANHPSRDMTDTFYFNKDVILRTQTSPVQVRVMERTKPPIRIISPGRCFRNDTPDATHSPMFHQLEGLVVDKGITLGDLKGTLEVFAKEFLGSNTEIKFRPHYFPFTEPSAEIDASCFKCGGDGCSFCKGSGWIELLGAGMVHPNVLRNCGIDPEVYSGFAFGMGIDRLAMLKYGVDDIRLFFENDMRFLNQF; encoded by the coding sequence ATGGAAAATAAATTAAAAGCGCTTCAAGAAGATGCTAAAAAAGAGATTACGCTGGCTGATTCTATGGAGGCTATAGAAAAAGCTAGAGTCAAATACTTAGGAAAAAAAGGTGCATTAACAGAAGTGCTAAGAGGAATGGGAAGCTTATCTCCAGAAGAAAGGCCTGTAGTAGGTAAAATAGCTAATGAAGTAAGGGAAGCCATAGAGACCCTTTTAGAAGTATCAAAAAAAACCATGAAAAATAAAGCACTACAGCAACAGTTAGAAGCTGAAGCAATTGATATTACTATGCCGGGTAAGCAAATAACATTAGGAAAAAAACATCCATTAACAAAGGGGCTTGATGAATTAAAAAATATTTTTATAGGCATGGGCTTTAAGATTGCTGAAGGACCTGAAGTAGAGACGGTTTATTATAATTTTGATGCTTTAAATGCTCCAGCCAATCACCCTTCTAGAGACATGACGGATACCTTCTATTTTAATAAAGATGTTATTTTAAGAACGCAAACATCCCCTGTGCAAGTGAGGGTGATGGAGAGAACAAAACCGCCTATTCGCATCATTTCTCCAGGGAGATGTTTTAGAAATGATACTCCAGATGCCACCCATTCTCCAATGTTTCATCAACTAGAGGGCTTGGTAGTGGACAAAGGCATTACATTAGGAGATTTAAAGGGTACACTGGAGGTTTTTGCTAAAGAATTTTTAGGTAGCAATACAGAAATTAAGTTTAGACCTCATTACTTCCCCTTCACTGAACCTAGTGCAGAAATCGACGCCTCTTGTTTTAAATGTGGTGGAGATGGTTGTAGCTTTTGTAAAGGCAGTGGTTGGATTGAGTTGTTGGGTGCAGGAATGGTACATCCAAATGTACTTAGAAATTGTGGTATTGATCCTGAGGTATATAGTGGTTTTGCCTTTGGGATGGGAATAGATCGTTTGGCCATGTTAAAATACGGAGTAGATGATATTCGATTATTTTTTGAAAATGATATGCGCTTTTTAAACCAGTTTTAA